The sequence GGTGAATTTTTACTTTGGAGGATAATTTGCCGTACAACCTTCACGGGCAGCAAAGCTTTTACTGGCAGAAGCCCGTTGTGGTCATGAAATATGAACCTCCATCTCTGTTTTTAAGTTGCAGAAGCAATACTATAAATATTTCTGATATAGCAATGACACCAAGTTCACGATGATCGTGCATATAACCATTGGTGCTACAGCGATTAGAAAAACTCACATTTGGGTAATTGCAGCATAAGTCGATAAATTTTGTGGTGCTCCAATAATTGGTGCATAATAAACACTATACTCCTGATGTAAGCTGAACCTAGACCTGGGAATAGTTTGGATTCAAACTATAGTTTCAGTTTGGTTTGCTATTGGGCTGTCATTGGAGTGGACAAAATAGACTGAGACACGATGTTAATTCAATTTGGTCTGGGCTGCACTTATTTTTGGGTTGGATTGGTTTGGTTTGGACAGAGAACGATTGGTCCCAAACAGTTTTATCCCATAGTCTGAAACCAAATCCAGCGACCAAATCATACTAGCTAACTCGATGGGCGACGGCCGCCGCCAGGGGTTGCTGGGCTGCCGCTGGAtggagctccggccaccgcctcctctctctctctctctctctctctctctctctctctctgccaggtgagacgcctctctctctctctctgccaggTGAGACGCCACCACCGACCAAGACGCCGCCGCCGGTGACCAAGCCTGCAAGGCCAGGGATGCAACTTGTTGCCCGCCTACATGGGTGCTACGCAGCAGTGCACCCGAGGCTGGCCGGCGTGTCTGCTACATGGCCGACTGCAGCAAGCTGCATCAACAGCCACGGTGTTCAGTGATGGCAATTAGTATTCATGCATGCATCAACAGCCACGGTGTTCAATGATGGCAATTAGTATTCATGCATCAGGATTCAGGAGCTATCCATGTCCCGCATTTGCGCATGTCCATAGTTTGAAATTTTGGACAGAGACCAATTTTAGGAAATGGGCTGGATTGGTTTGGCTTGAAAACATGAGCAGTTTAGTTTGGTTTGGATTATAGCACTTATAGTTTGGATTGGTTTAGTTTGATTGGTACACATGTACATGTATGGATTGGTCTGGATTTGGTTCGGATTACAAACTTTTCCCAGGTCTAGCTGAACCCGAATTAAGCATCTTAGTTGCGATCCTGGGTGAATTATGTAGCTCTTGACATGTAGATGAATAACTAGTCAATTATGGGACAACTGGGACTTCTGTTCGCCTAGAATCCTATATGCATTAGTCTGTCGTATCTATTCAGGAATAACTGGGTTTCTATCTTATGTAAATGTAACCGTATGATGTGGGCATTTCACATATACAGATATACCAATGATATAGCAATGTTCCAACAAAAGAACAATCATGGAAATGTGTTTTACGAAAACTACGAAAATAGAGAAATCTGCTAGAGATTATAAGTTATAACAACAAAGCAAAACATCTGACACTTAATTCTGTGGACATTATGGTTAATGACAGATAGCTGGCAGATGTTATTTGTCTTTCCAACCTACGAAGGTGCATCCTGGTCATGGGGTTCTCTTTGAtttgcatgacatggcaatattacCTTATTAAGAAATTAATAAATACAAGCAAATCTGGGTTCCTGCATGCCTCATGCACCTTCTTTGTATACATACCCCTCTTATTTCCATACCCTTCCCCACCTCCACCCCACATCCCCTTCACCCCCAGTTGTGCCACTGAAAACAATAGCATGCCACCAGTTCCCATCCTACGAGCCTTGTCTTTCTACAAACTCTCCCCAtctcttgtactccctctgtaaacaaatgtaagacGTTTTAGAGACTTGACACAACtctctaaaatgtcttatattatttGTTTATAAGGCGGTAGGGTGACCTAAGGCGAGCATCACCCGCTCTAGCGCGTAAGGCGGGCATATTTGTAAGGCGCTGCCAGGGCGCCTTATCGCCTAATCGTCGCCTAAGCATCCAAGGCAggacgccttaaaaacaatgcttatatttgtttacagaggtagTATGTTAAAGAGTAAAAAAATAATTTCTCATGCAATTTTTTACACCTCTCCTGCCACTGAAAAATATAATTGTTTTTATTATAACTGTAATACTCTCTATATTTGATTTATCTTTACTAGATATAATTTTATCTCTTATATGAATGTAACACCTGTAATATCTAGATTTTGTCCATCCCCAGTGTTATAAAATTATAAGTTGGTTCCCATGAAAACAAGTGCTTCTAGCTGTTCTCTTTTTCCCTTGATCAATTTGCAAATTATAATCTTGCTCCAGCAAAATAGATTCAAGTTTTTTTTTCTCCTTATTGTTGAAGGAATTtctagttttttattttatttaataggaTTGATCTGGGATTTTTAGCCTTAAAAGCAATGAATTGCCTTGGATGCCATTGGTTATTCATAATTTTATATTTTACATAGATAAGACATGTATTTTGAGTAATAATAAAATTGCATATAAGCTAAAGAAATATCAAGAATGGCACACTTTATTATACAAACCCTCCAATAGATGCCCCACCTACTGCACATATTCATTCTTCTCCAAAGTTAAAATTGTGATATTAGGTAGTATGGCTACCCATACATCTTCTGGCTATTATTGTACTCCTAAATTCAATAGCAAGCGCCCAAGAACCTAGAAACGAGCAGAAAAGCAAAAGTAGCAAATATGAGAACAGGGAGTGTGAATTTGGGATTTTCGGGTAGTGGgaatgttatgaccggcatattaggggcttagcccagttagttgtggcccagtttatcttatcgttattaggggcttagcccaattatcttattaggaggattatataaactcgtGTAAGGACCCGTTTTGGGATTAAGCAGAAGCattcatatttgctcggcttcctgaagggagccgggagacctaaccctagtcgCCGCGTcctgctccctccctccctccctctctctctctctctctctctctctctctctctctctctcgcacacgtgacgacggcgccccagcgccggcgacctcgccttcctcctcgccaagcccccttccacccctacaacctaAGAGCTAGACCTGGTAGGATCCCAgatcctaccaatttggtatcagatAGCTTCGATGCGATCATGtcctcgccgccacccaccccgATCCTTTTCGCTGCCGACCGCGACGACCGCCCTGATGGCCACCACGTCCAGCGTCCCGCTCTTGCCGGTGCCGGTCACCTCCGCTGCGCCCGTCCCCGCCCTCTTCAACCCGGAGGAGATGACGGCTGCCATCCGGGATCTCACCCAGGCGGTCACGGGCATCTACACGTTCCTCGCGAGATCCTATGGGCCGCAGCCGCCTGTGCCCTTCGCCACCGCCCTACCGTCGCAGCAGACGCCGTCCTCGGCGAcccccgccgctgccgccatgCAGCAGTTGCTGTGGCAGCCGCCACCAGGGACAAACCCCGGCGCCTCCACCATGCGGCAGGGGCAACagctgcagccgccgccaccaGCGATCGCGGCCCTGGGCATCCCGACGACGGGCCCGGGGGTGCCCATCCACCAGGTCCGGTTTCCCCCGTCGCCGTTTCCGTTACCGGCCTGGCTCGCTGGGTCCCTTGCGCCGGTCTATACGACAGCCTCGGTCGGGCCGCATGTGCTGCCTCCGCCGGCGACGCACCCGGCCATGCAATTTGGCGGGTCCTCGGGCTACGCCGAGCCTTTCGCCAGCGTCGACGGGCCCCTGTTCCAGGGCGGCACCTTGATGACCGCCTACCCGGCCCCATCATCCTCGCTGCGCGTGCTGACTAGGCGCACCCGCCCGTCGTCCACGTCCAGACGCCGCCGAGATTCTCCAAGCTGGAGTTCGCGACCTACGACGGCATCGTCGACCCCCTGAATTGGCTCAACCAATGCGACCAATTTTTCAGGGGACAACGCATGCTCGCGTCCGACCGCACTTGGATTGCCTCGTATCATCTCCAAGGAGCCACgcagacatggtactacgccctcgaacaGGACGAGGGCGGCGTGCCACCATGGGAGCGCTTCCGCGAATTGTGCCTCTTGCGCTTCGGTCCGCCTATACGCGGGAGCCGTCTGGCGGAGCTTGGGCGTCTTCCGTTCCTCACCTCGGTGCAAgacttcgccgaccgcttccaggcatCGGCGTACCACACCCCCGGCGTTTCGACTCGTCAGCGGGCTGAGCTCTTCGTCGGCGGCCTACCGGACCACATTTGCGTCGACGTGGAGATGCGCGGGCCACAGGATCTCCAGAtagccatgtactacgcccgcgcgttcgagcgtcgcgcggtggccatccagcaggcgcCACCGCCCCGGGCCACTGGGCCGCCACCCTGGCCAGAagttcccgcgcagggtcggcctgccCAGGCTTCCGCGGCGCCCCTCGCCGCGGCTGTGGCatgcccgttccgccggctcaccccggccgagcaactcgagcgtcgccgccaagggttgtgcttcaactgcgacgagctcTACATACCGGGCCATGTTTGCccacgactcttctacctggaggttgtagactacattgaggaggaccccgccgccgccgggctcaGCGACCAGCCCGCCCCAGTTGGCGCGAAGGTGTTTGGTGACCGTTGATCTGCCTCGCcttccagctcgaggacgagctgtttgtgcaggcggggagagataTTATGACcgtcatattaggggcttagcccagttagcTGTGACCCAgtctatcttatcgttattaggggcgtagcccaattatcttattaggaggattatataaactcgtGTAAGGACCCGTTTTGGGATTAAGCAggagcaatcatatttgctcggcttcctgaagggagccgggagacctaaccctagccgccgcgtcctgctccctctctctctcgctcatgTGACGACGGCGCCCCAGCGCCAGCGACCTTGCCTTCCTCCTCGCCAAGCCCCCTTCCACCCCTACAATCTACGAGTTAGACCTGGCAGATCCTACCAGGGAACTTTGATAGGAAGTTGATTAGACGAAAGAAAAGCTGTGTTTGGATTTGAGTCCTCGACCAGCTCGTCAAATCTAAGCCAGTTAACCCACACATGTGGAACTCGACAGTTCTCAAGGCCGTACGTGTCCATGCCAATTACTGCCGAGTCGACTTCAATCTGAAAGGATCCACGTCCCTTCATTCATAGTGCATCCCCACCTGTTCTGGCTCGCTTGAATTGGTTTACAAAATCCAGATTCCTTGAGCCTAACCAAGGGTAGTGGGAGGTTATGCTATATCCTAACGGACTACCGAAGATGTTGGAAAAGGTGCAAAAATNNNNNNNNNNNNNNNNNNNNNNNNNNNNNNNNNNNNNNNNNNNNNNNNNNNNNNNNNNNNNNNNNNNNNNNNNNNNNNNNNNNNNNNNNNNNNNNNNNNNNNNNNNNNNNNNNNNNNNNNNNNNNNNNNNNNNNNNNNNNNNNNNNNNNNNNNNNNNNNNNNNNNNNNNNNNNNNNNNNNNNNNNNNNNNNNNNNNNNNNNNNNNNNNNNNNNNNNNNNNNNNNNNNNNNNNNNNNNNNNNNNNNNNNNNNNNNNNNNNNNNNNNNNNNNNNNNNNNNNNNNNNNNNNNNNNNNNNNNNNNNNNNNNNNNNNNNNNNNNNNNNNNNNNNNNNNNNNNNNNNNNNNNNNNNNNNNNNNNNNNNNNNNNNNNNNNNNNNNNNNNNNNNNNNNNNNNNNNNNNNNNNNNNNNNNNNNNNNNNNNNNNNAAATACATCAAATGTTGTACTTAACTGTAAAGATGTgacactccctccgtcccaaaataagtgtcttaaccttagtacaactttgtactaaagttagtacaaagttgacacagttattttgggacggagggagtactaactgaTGACGACCACAACTAGTACTGCAACTATTCTGACCTGATACATGGAAGGTTAAACTTCTGATGAGATCTGCACATGACCTGGAGGTGTCTTACATAATTGTATTCCTTTTTTGCCAGTAGATGGGTAGCTGTCATGATTGTTGGCTGATGCTGCCAGATCGTGTAGGCTTTGTTTGTCATGGAACTGTAAATAGCTCGGGTTAATAAGACCTTCCAGTAGAGCTTGTGGGGATAAATTCTTGACGTCTTGTTCATACCATGATCCTTTGTTTTTTCTGCTATGGCATTCAGTACATTCCTTCTGAAAGGTATCTAGGTGCTGACTTCTTTTTGTGCCTATTGGATGGCATCTTGTTTGCTTTGTAGGCTATGTTCGGAAAATTACATACCGAGAGGGAGCTGAAAATCTGGATGAGTTAGACAATGGGAGACCACCCTAATTTGTTGGTGCTGTCTGTTTGGTGGCGGTAATTTTATTAACTGGTGCTGCATAGATTGTGCTTACTACATGTGATTCTTTTCACTACACAACTTCTATTTCAGGCACGGTACAGGACAGGATGCCATTCTTTAAGCATTGTAAACTTTTCTTTTCTGTCTAGTTATTGTACACACTCCTATTCTTCAATTACAGATGTATGATCAAAATTCACAAAGAAGGAAAGAATAAAAATATAAAGAGATTGCTTGGACCAGTACTCAGAAAACCTTTCGGCATGTATTGCCCCGAGCAGCTTAGATGAGATTCTTGCTTTGCAATGCTTATCTGGTCCATCTTTGCCCTCTTTTTTGGTTGGAGGTTCCTTTCAGTGCAAGTTCTAGAGGAATCCCAACTTCTGCAACTTTCTGCAGCTATCAGGCATTTGTATCCTGACCACCTTAGCTCTGTTCAGCACACAACAGTAGCTATAAACCTTCATCAAGGGCACGCAGAAGCTGCCTGGGCAGACCAGTTATAGCCTTCTCCATCATCTGTTGCTACCTGCATCAAACCATCTGCAACATGTCGCACCTGAGCATCCTGACCTTCAAGTACAACCTAGCGAAGCTCCGGTTCAAGCCCTCCCGTCCGGCCGGACGGCTGCTGTCCGCCAGGGACCGGCAGCAGTCCGACCTGATGATGTACAAGCCTGACGAGGAGGAGATGGCCAAGGTGTTCGACAAGATTGCCGGTGAGCCTGGCCGGATCTCAAGGAGCGACCTCCAGGCCCTCCTGCAGAGGTTCGACAAGGCGGACGCCGTGGGCGAGGCGCGGCGGATGGTCTGCGCCGCCGACAGCAACAAGGATGGGTACATGGACCTGGAGGAGTTCATGGAGGTGCACAGGAACGGCGTCCAGCTGGGCGACATACGCCGAGCCTTCTTCGTGTTCGACAGGGACAGGGACGGCAGGATCACCGCGGAGGAGGTGATGGACGTCCTGCGCAGGCTCGGGGACAGCTGCAGCCTCGAGGACTGCCGGAAGATGGTGAAGGAGATCGACAGGAACCATGATGGGTTCGTGGACATGGATGACTTCATGGTCATGATGACACGCCCGAGGAAGAGGATGTAACATTTGTGGTCAAGCAAGCCTACGTATCGTACCAACGCTGGTTTAGCTCTTCTGCATTGCGTGTAACGTAAACTGAAACTTGTAAACAAAAGGAAGAATAAATGAAGTAAATAAACGTTCCTATGCTTCTAAGCTTAATCAGCACATATGACAGACTATTTGTTGGAAATAAGGCCAAGAAATGCAACATAAATATGTTCAAAGTGCAGCGTCAAGCTCATATTCAAAGTTTCGACCAATTATTGCACCTAAAAATACTGTGGTTTGATCATGTGGAGTAGAAAAGTTTCGACCATGTGGAGATTAGTTACCGTCTGACGGAAATAACTGTGTTtgatcatgtaactctttgttgtGTAAGTGGATAATATACAAGAAATGCGAATCATTAGCTTCTCATTCACATTTCCGGTATGATATCATGGAAGTCAAGTGTATACTTTTACTCCTGTTGTCAAAGGGTTGTAGGTGATGGTAAAAAACATGATTCTGGGGGACGCATGGATAGGACACAAACCTTTGCGTCAAAGGTTTGTT comes from Triticum aestivum cultivar Chinese Spring chromosome 5B, IWGSC CS RefSeq v2.1, whole genome shotgun sequence and encodes:
- the LOC123112217 gene encoding calmodulin-like protein 30, which translates into the protein MSHLSILTFKYNLAKLRFKPSRPAGRLLSARDRQQSDLMMYKPDEEEMAKVFDKIAGEPGRISRSDLQALLQRFDKADAVGEARRMVCAADSNKDGYMDLEEFMEVHRNGVQLGDIRRAFFVFDRDRDGRITAEEVMDVLRRLGDSCSLEDCRKMVKEIDRNHDGFVDMDDFMVMMTRPRKRM